In Neomonachus schauinslandi chromosome 8, ASM220157v2, whole genome shotgun sequence, the genomic stretch ACAAGGCTTTAGAAATGACTGGATACTGGGAGATTTGGAAGATCGTGGAGGTAGGACCATAGGTTTGACTCTCCCTTGACCATCTGCCCCTACTAGTTCCCATCAAAAAACAGACCAAGAAGCTAAGTAAATGAactcccaaatgaaaaaaatcaaagttccCTTTCAGAACAAGCCTTACAGTGATATCCTCCATGATATGGAGGATAGGATTAATagcagcaaaggaaaaagcagaatCCCAGTAAAAATGAGGGAGGGAGCATTAAAGATCTCTAACGTAGGGTAGTTTCTGAAAACAACAGAAGGGGGAACTATAGAGCCACGCAGCTCTTAAAGCTATCCTGGCCTTTCTCTTACTCCTAAAACCACAATAAAACTCGTTTCACTTAAACATGGGCAACAGAATCCATACAAAATTACTAATAAAATCAAGAAGAATTAGGAGCAGAATAATGTCTCTGCAGATGATGAGAGTATGCCAGAAAGACAACAGATACAAACTGGTGAAAACTATAACCTAAAATTTCAAATtagctaaaaaaagaagaaaaagtcaagcAAAGGATCacaaatatggaagaaaaaaatacattaaaattagaaaaactctGAAATGAGATTCttggagaaaagaaatacttGTAAATAAGggaaagaactgagaaaaaagatgaagaaaaaaattataaatgaagtcCAAATTAAAGGAATACAGGAGCAAATAAACAGGACAGACACTAAGAGAATTGGTAgatagaaggaaagaagacacattttaatcaaaagaaaatgaagagaggaaTTCTACTTCTGGCTGCAATGGAGCAGGAAGAGTTGGATTTATTTTCCTGATTGCAATAACTAAAAAAAGTAGGCataatatatgaaacaatggttcTCAGGACATTGGACAACTGGCAGCGCATGACAGCGAcccctgaggaaagggaaacacaTGAAGTTAGCTTGTGATTGTCCCAACAGATTTGGAGGCTgcagtgcaggggtgggggggcacccaAACAGAGCTTGGTGGGTGCACTGAGTtgagcagagagaaagcagaattcAGAGCACCCAAGTCAGGGGGAGCTACCAGGCAGAACACAGACGTGGGAGGAACTTCACCGAAAGAGCTCTGGAGATCTGCAGAGAGGCCCTCTCTAGTCTTGAGCTGAGAACTGATACGAATGTGCAAAATTAGAAATTACTCAAGAATAGGGAGGGAACAACTGGAAAGCAGCAGACCAAACAATTCCTTGAGCTCACACTGGGCTAGGAATGATTTGTGTTCCTGTTGACTGGCATGGAAATGCCTCAAGGGCATTGTCTCAATAGTGGGGTTAAATTATCCCGAGACCAAAGAGTTCTCTGGACCTGCCCTAGTAAAGCTTAAAAGCAAGCTTTGCAAAGATCCAACCGATTCCAAGTAATGTCATTGTATGCCAGGATGAAGTCCAACTACGTTTAAAGGACTACAACATATCCAGCACTCAACAGCATAAAACTCACAATGTCTGCCATCCAGTCAAAAGttacaaagaagcaggaaaatatggcCCATAACCATGAAGAAAACCACTCATACAAATAGACTAGAAAACACAAAGGTGATGAAGACAAGGCCCATAAAGCAGCTGGTATAAACATGTGCCCCTCGTTCAAGAAAGGCGAGGAGAGCGTGGACACAAAGAGAGaaatgggctcgatcccaggaccccgggatcatgacctgagcagaagtccgatgcttaaccgactgagtcacccgggcgccccgagaaatggaaaatttttaaaagacaaaaatagaactagaaattaaaaatataatatctgagatgaaaaatacttCTATGAAATTAGCAGCAGATTAAACACTGCAGAAAAGATCAGTGAATGGAAGTCACAGCCGTCAAGACTGAAGCAAAGAGACAAAAGTCTGAACAAAAGATGAAcagatctggggcacctgagtggcacagttggttaaacatcagactcttggttttggctcaggtcctgatctcagcgttatgagatcgagcccaccttgggctccaccctcagtgaggagtccgcttgagactctctctccctctgcctctcctgctcctgctctctttctccaaaataaatcaataaaccttaaaataaaaatgaacagatcatcAGTAGACTATGAGACTATGTCAAGAACTCTAAAATACATGTCATTAGGATCCCAAAATAAAGTGGGGGAtggaagaatatttgaagaaattatggtGGAAAATTGTATAATTTTGATGAGATCTATAAGCTCACAGATTCAGGAAGTTCAATGAATCCCGAGCAGAATAAAATTCCAAGTAGGATAGGAAACCATACCAAGGCACATCATATTAAATATGTTgaatgatgacagatggtagtaACTACCAGTAAgtggtgagcattgcataatatatagaagtgttgaatcactatgttgtgcacctgaaactaatataacattgtatatcaattatccttaaataataaatttttttttaaagaaggaaaaaggaggggcgcctgggtggctcagtcagttaagtgtctgccttcggctcaagtcatggtcccaaggtcttgggatcgagccccatgtcgggctccctgctcagcggggaacctgcttctccctctcccactgccactccccctgcttgtactctcttgctctctctgtcaaataaataaataaaatcttaaaaaaaaataaaaaacattttaaaaaagaaaaaaaggatctTCTTAATAAAAGCAGCTAGATATAAAAATAGATCATTACATACAAGGAAACAAAGTTGAAAATTACTAGTGACTACTCATACAGCACAACCTGGAGACAATAGAATGGCATCTTTAAAGTGCTGGCAGAAAACAAGTCGTCTCTGTAAAagtctatatccagcaaaaatatctgtCAAAAATAAGGCagaataaagactttttcagCCAGACAAAAGCTGAGATTCATGCCCCAGATCTGTgctacaaaaaatgttaaaggaagtttttCAGGTAGAAGGAAATGTGATCCACCCAAACAGATGAAGAGACCCGAGTTgtaaatatgtggataaatatgtttttctccCCCCCTTAGGAAGCATGCTGCTGTAAGAATCTTACCCTGTGCATGAAGTGAGATGGTATTATTTGACGGTAGATGATAGCAAGTTAAAGATTTATATTAGAAACCCCAGAGTAACcattaaaaacatacacacaacTAAGCCAATAGTGGAGAtaaatatggaattaaaaaacCCCACTCATAATAGAGAACCAATGAACAATAGCCAAAATTGAAGTTGAAACTGTTAGGACGGAAACTGACATTGCCTGGCTCCTAGAACTGGGCTCTTAGTATATCAAAAATGCAAGGAATGTGCTGCACGAGGCATCAGAGTAAAGAAAGGTTTCTGAGAAAAAGTGGAACCTTAGCCTAACTCGAAGAGCTGAAAAGCATTTTGGGGagagaagtaaaataagataGTCTTGGGAGAGAGGATGGTATATGTAATGATGAAAgtaggagaagaggaagaatgtCATTTTTTAGTTGAAGAAATTAAGATGGCAAAGTGTTCATGCAGAAAGTAACCAGAGAATATTGGAAAGTAATAAGAGAGGTAAAGAGGTTCGCCAGATGGTCCAGTGCTTTGAATTTAGACTTGGGCCAGTGGGCAAGATGGAGCCTCTTAAGGGTTCCTTGTCTCTGATTCAGGTACGCGTCCTCAGCTGCCGCCCTGGATACCCCTTTTTAATGGGCTATAATCACTTTTTTGCTGTTGTATTGCAAATACCATGCACTTTGGAGTCAGAAATCCCCGGGGTTTATATCCAGGTCCTCCACTTAGAGCGGACTGATttggggcaaattacttaatctaaGCCTGAATTGTTTTCGGAACTGTCAGTTCCCTAAAAGATGAGACTGCCAGTCACATGGTAGTCGATCAGTGTCCCTTTTCCCCTGCCTACATTACTGATTCAGGGATGGACACCTGACACAGTTCTGGACAGTCTGTGTTCttcttctctctgggtctctagCAACAGGGTGCTAGGAGCCTAAAGTTGCCACTATGTGGGGGAGAGGCTGCCAAAGAAGGAAGCCAAAACAGAAGAATGCAGTGATAAAGGAGAAAGTTCTGATAACATATTTAGAGGCTCCAGAATTAGTCATGGTAGAACTTGGAAGATCTGCCCCTGGACTTTTTGATTGTGTGAGTCAATAATTTCCCAAACTTACCCTTTTataagcaaatttttaaatgattttggacACAGCCAAAAGCACCTAAActaggggagcttgggtggctcagttggttaagcatccaactcttgattttggctcaggtcatgatctcagggtcctgcgatcgagccccgcctccagctccgcactcagtggagagtctgcttaggattctgtctctccctctccctctgcgcctccctgcgcatgctttctctctctctctctcaaataaataaatcttaaaaaaaaaaaggtctaaaagCACTAAACTATATAGCGTTTCTgtaggatgaaatgagataaatgtGTAACAAACAGCACATGTTAGATTAATACTGGCCATTATCATTTTCTTATCACTATATATACCTTAATGACATTTAAAACTCTGCACAAGTAGATATTAAGAACTcgattttgggcacctgggtggctcagttggttaagcgaatgccttcggctcaggtcatgatcctggagtccctggatcgagtcccgcatcgggctccctgctcggcagggagtctgcttctccctctgaccctcccccctctcatgtgctctctctcattctctctctctcaaataaataaataaaatctttaaaaaaaaaaaagaactcgaTTTTATAGAAGGGTTTAGAGAAGGGAGATAACTTGTTAAGGTCCCAAAGTCGATAAATGACATAATTGAGCTCTCTCTCCATTCTACACTATAGTCTCAGCAGTCACATTCCTAGCACATAGTGGGCACTTGGTAAATGTTgattcccttcctctttcctgtaCATGAGATCCTGAAATCATGCCTATCTACCCAGAGATCTAAAGGAAAGCAGAACCTGGAAGGTTGCTTCTCTAGATCTGGCTCACTTAGGTATAGTCTGCATTAACTTTGATCTTACCTCCTTAGTGCTTGACTCTTCCTGTCTTGACCTCTGAAAGCTCATCCCTTGGGCCCTTTGACTGCATTAGTCACCGACGCCTACCCATATCTTCCTGAGCAGGTGTGTCCCATAATTTCCTCCACGTGTCCCATGTGGTCCCACAGCTGCTCATGCCTGGAGTGTTCCCTGgtgccctctcctcccacccaatTCATCAAAGTACTCTTGGTTCTTTCTCCTCAGTGATCAGGTTTGTGAGTCCCAGTGAAATATATTCGCAAAAAAAATCCCATTGCTTTAGCTGAAAAATGTTCATGATCAGCCCAACCTAACATGAACATTCCTTTATAGGTCATTGAAAGAAATTTCTCTAGAAGTCATGGACATGTGTTGTTGACTAAAAGTTAGAAATGCTGAAAAGTAAGTAAACATTTTGATTCAGAAATCtgaatcaagaaatattttcattcagtCTTCAGCTCTCTGTTTTAGAAAATGAGGACTCTTAGCTTCATGAAGCCTTTTGCAAACTGATGTCTATGGAGAGCACTGGAAGAGGAGCAGTGAGATCTGGGTCAATGTCACTTCTTAGCCACTCTTTAATTATGGAAGAAACTACCAGTTTCCCATCCAGTGTTCATTCTCCACTTCTTGCTTCCTAACAGAACCTCTAAATGGTTGGGAGGCTGGATTATGTGCCCATCCAAAAACCTACTTTGTGCAGCCTTTCCTGCAGGAAAGGAAGTACAAGTAGAAGTCATTGGGGGGACCCCTGCCATGATCTTTAAAGTGGCTTACTCAGCTGGAAGGTACATTTTTACCCTTcttcttcccctctagaacccagGTATCATGACCAAAGCTGCAATGGCCATTCTGTGGCCTGAGGAGAACATGAGGTTGAAAGCCAGTGACAATGATCAGTAGAACAGAAAGAGGATATTGTGGAGCCACAAGGCCTAGACTTGTGTGTCTCTAGACTTTTttaagggagaggaaaaaaaataattcaaagtcaCTGCTGCTAGAAGCCAAATATCAGCCCTAACTGATACAGTGACCTGGGAACATTGCTAATTAAGCAATGaggcttcatttcctcatttgcaaactGATGGAGTCATGTTAGATCCCTACAGTTCCCTCCATTTCTATAACTACAATTTTAAGACTCTATATGGGTGCCCAAGTACAAAAGCCAGGGCTGGCCTGATCTCTATCCTATCTTGGCCTTCCAGGCAAATTCGAAAGCATTTACCTCCTTAGGTGGAAGTCAGAATGATTATGAACATAGAGTTACCACcacgtgacccagcaattccactcctagatatatacccaggagaaatgaaaatacacacacacacacacacaaacttgtacatgagtgttcatagcagcattattcttaatagctaaaaagtggaaacaacctaagtgtccaccaattgatgaatagataaacaaaatgtggcatatccatacaatggaatagtattcatcCATAAACAGGAATGAGGTTCTGaaacatgctacaacacagatgacccttggaaacattatgctaagtaaaaaaaagccagacacaaaaaaccACATgtcctgtatgattccatttatatgaaatgtccagaacggGCAAATCCATAGTGacagaaagattagtggttgtgcaggggttggagggagaggggTTAGGGAGGGACTGCCAGTGGGTATGGGTTTGTGTTTTGGGTGATGATTCTGCCATTACATAGTGGTAATAGTTGCAGAACTCCGTGAATATACTAACACGCACTCACTTGTACTCTTTTGCatagtgaattttatggcatgtcaATTCTATCGcagttaaaggaaaagaaaatagaattatgaAACATTTTGAGTGAAATAGACTGCATCCTATTTGGGTATGTGTTGGCAAGCATGCCTTAAGAAAAAcatgaggagggcgcctgggtggctcagttggttaagtgactgccttcggctcaggtcatgatcctggagtccctggatcgagtcccgcatcggggtccctgctcagcagggagtctgcttctccctctgaccctcccccctctcatgtgctctctctcattctctctctctcaaataaataaataaaatctttaaaaaaaaaaaaaagaaaagaaaaacatgaggaggggcacctgggtggctcagtcggttaagcatctgccttcggctcaggtcatgatcccaggatcctgggattgagccccacatcggtctccttgctcagcagggagcctacttctccctctcccactccccctgcttgtgttcctgctctcgctatctctctctctgtcaaataaataaaatcttaaaaaaaaaaaagaaagaaagaaaaacatgaggaaaagggcgcctgggtggttcagtcagctaagtgtctgactcttggtttcagctcaggttatgatcttaggatcgtgagatggagcctcataTTGGGAttcgcactcagtggggagtatgagtgggattctctctgcctctccctctgcccttcctccaccccaacatgtgctctctctctctctctctcaaaaccagaccaaacaaaaccaaataggTTGGAGGAATAGGATGGATAGGGAGAAAGCCTCTAAGAAACAAGGGTATTAGTGAGTCAGTTTTCAAGTAAATAGCTCAACTTTgaggtacatttaaaaaaacatgactaCACATGCTTAATATCTCTTAaacaatgggaagaaatcagcaTTATAGTAGATGTCAATAGAATATCTCTTAaacaatgggaagaaatcagcaTTATAGTAGATGTCAAATAGCTTTGTCTAGTATATGTCACATCTTAACTAAAATGGGGGTGTGTAAAAGTGGCACTCCAAAGTGCTATTTCCTACTCATTAACTTCCTACTCACTTTCACAATAACTGTGCCCTGATAGAATATTCTTGCAATCAGGATTACATTAGGACATTGTATATGTGGTGTTTCAGGACCAGGAAATTCAGCATCATCTGTCAAACAGTGACCCCACTAGAGACAAAAGCCCTTCAGCACTTTATCTGTGCCCCACCCATCCCGGGAGGTTGAGCTACAGACCAAGGGAcaactttggtttttttctggaagccaggaaatttctctttcccttcttcatgTGGCCTTGTGCATAACAGGACCTGAGAGATGCAGCTATAGAGAAAAGAACACTAAGTCCAAGATCTGATTTGTACAGAAAAAGTTCAGTGGTCTTAGACAAGTCTCTGAGCCTCCATCTCTTTCCTTACAAAATAAGGAGGTCAAACTAGATGATCTCTTAAGGTTACTTTTGGTTCAAATTTCTATTAATCTAGCATCCTTGTGATGAAATGGGAAACCTGCCATAGTCTAAGATCATCTCTGGGGCTGGGTTAAAGGTCCAGGCAAATTTGGAACATATGAGGTTCCTGTTCCTTCTAGACTCTTGGGAGAACCTCAAGATAACTCTAGctgctcctccctcaccccaacCTTTGAATCCTGCATCACATCCCAGTAGCTGTGGTAATATGGATACAGTGTCTGCCTCGAAGTGAATATCCTCCTGGTGGTACATCAGGGAGTGACAGAACATTTCCTTTGCAGAGtgttgaacacacacacacacacacacacacaaccaccatccccaccaccaccaccaccaccaccacgaccATCACCACCACTCCAAATCCCATCACACAGTGGTGATGTAACAGGAAACTGAGAGTTTccaaaagtatcttttttttaaagattttattttatttatttatttatttttatttttttgacagagagagacacagcgagagagggaacgcaagcagggggagtgggagaaggagaagcaggcttcctgctgagcaaggagcccgatgcggggctcgatcccaggaccccgggattgtgacctgagctgaaggcagacgcttaacgactgagccacccaggtgcccccaaaagtatCTTTTAATCCAAGTGTTGGTCTGCAATTTCTTGCTTTTGAACTGTTTTCTTAAGTATGcatttcaaggggcacctgggtggctcagttggttaagcagctgccttcggctcgggtcatgatcccggggtcctgggatcgagccccgcatcgggctccctgctccgcgggaagcctgcctctccctctccctctgcctgcctctctgcctacttgtgctctatctctctgtcaaataaataaataaaaaatcttaaaaaaaaaaaagtatgcatttCAAGTTGTCTTGTACAACGGTGCTCTTAAAGCTTTGCCCCAGAGCATCTGCTTGACTGGTCCGTCTGGCACCCACTGTTCTAATCATGCTGAAGTAAGCTCTAGCAGTGTGCAGACGGGATATGCTGACAGGCTAGCAGGCTGGCCTGCTGGGTGCCTGTCTGCCCCCTTCTCACAaggtgggaaagagaagcaggatACTTACGGTATGCCAAGAAGCACCTGGCAGCAATCCCTGTCTTCTCCAAAGTTACTGATCATGTGTCTGACAGGTTGTGGGGAATGCATGGCCAAGGATCCAGGGGGCCCTGGCAGCTGACCCAGTGTTCAGGGCATTTAAAACCAATGTTACCCTTCAATTAAGTTGTTGGAAGCTTTACACCAGCTCAGCAGGAATGGCACCAGCCAATTCACTGTTAAATATAGAAAACTGAAGAAGTTACTGACTCTGATCCATTTATCCTTACTCATCACTAGGTCTaggttttataatatataatacttgCAAATTGCTACTCTTTTCCATTTTGGAGGCCATTTTCACACTATTTAGATAATGTTCACACTTTTCCTTGGAACCATCTTCATATATACTTCAGCCTCTTTAATGTGGAAATCCCTTATCCACCCCtcatcttttctcctcctctctttttaaaaaaaacatttatgtaGTAGAACCAActagaatgaaataaatacagggtcaaatttaaagtaatatttttcctaattttgcaTTTgtctaaaaataggaaaaatcataagcctacagttttattttttttcttcctatagggatatataaataaatgttatacatTTGTTTATAACTTCACACTCCACTTCTGTTCCCCAAATGAGAAACTGACTGGCCCAATCTAAGGCAGAACATGACACAATTTGGCAGAAAATCTCCACAGAGAAATTTGCAGGATAGCTGTTCTCATATACACAATGATATATGCACAAAATTACTCATTGTGGCACCATGAGGAAAAAGCATAAAGGACCTACATGGCCATCTTAGGGAACCAATGAAATAAAGTATGGCAGGATTACATAATGGATACTGTGTATCCATTTCAAGGAGGGAAGCTCTGTATTTTAAACATACAGTTCAGTGAAGAAAAGAGGCAGCAGAACAGTGTTACTATCATCATAAGAtgtgtgaagaaagaaaaaaagggaataatCTACATCCGTTTGAAGATATATGGAATATTTCTTCAAGGATGCTGGAGAGATAACAGTGCTAAGAATGGTTGCCCTCCAGGGAGGAAAACTGTAGCAAGGAACACAGGAGGAAGAGACTTCCTTTCCACTCTCTATCCTTTAGAACGTGTGCTGTATGCAGGtagtaactattaaaaaaaaaattttttttttgtaaagaagtaAAGACATAGGATTTCTACATGAAATTACACTTAGTCTGCTTTCAAGGAGGCATCCTTTcaactgataaaatatttaagggcattTACAAATTCGCATTGATGTCCCATCTTATATTGGGTATGACTGTGGTTGGCTCAGTTTTACCACACGGACAGAGTAAATTCCTTTGAACTTttacctctcccttctcttttctagAGGAAGAATTTAATATAATGTGTTCTGAAAGTTAACAGGCAAAACCATTATAAAGAAGCCAATAAACAgaagaaggagacagaagagaagacaccGTTAGGACACAAACGTTTATGTGATTTTAGCCATTACAACAGTAGTTCAGAAATATCTCAAATGTTACATTGATGTCATcaataatacaaaaagaaaaaaacccccaaatgaCAGGCAACAGTGAAGAGCACCAGAGACCCAGCGCACACACCTAGAGAAGACCATGCTTCTTTCCTTCAACTGCCAAGAGATTTTCACCACTaagcccccctcccccgtgcTTTCCTTCTCCTCGACTTCCCCTAACCTGCTTTCAATTGTGACTTTAAGCCTCATcctcgccctcctcctcctcgaaCTCCCCCTGTTCGTCGGCCGTGGCGTCCTGGTACTGCTGGTACTCGGACACCAGGTCGTTCATGTTGCTCTCGGCCTCGGTGAACTCCATCTCATCCATGCCCTCGCCCGTGTACCAGTGGAGGAAGGCCTTGCGCCGGAACATGGCCGTGAACTGCTCCGAGATGCGCTTGAACAGCTCCTGGATGGCCGTGCTGTTGCCGATGAAGGTGGCCGACATCTTGAGGCCGCGCGGCGGGATGTCGCACACGGCCGTCTTGACGTTGTTGGGGATCCACTCGACGAAGTAGCTGCTGTTCTTGTTCTGCACGTTGAGCATCTGCTCGTCCACCTCCTTCATGGACATGCGGCCGCGGAAGATGGCGGCCACGGTCAGGTAGCGGCCGTGGCGCGGGTCGCAGGCGGCCATCATGTTCTTGGAGTCGAACATCTGCTGCGTGAGCTCGGGCACGGTGAGCGCGCGGTACTGCTGGCTGCCGCGGCTGGTGAGCGGCGCGAAGCCGGGCATGAAGAAGTGCAGGCGCGGGAAGGGCACCATGTTCACGGCCAGCTTGCGCAGGTCGGCGTTCAGCTGGCCGGGGAAGCGCAGGCAGGTGGTGACGCCGCTCATGGTGGCCGACACCAGGTGGTTGAGGTCTCCGTACGTGGGGGTGGTCAGTTTCAGGGTGCGGAAGCAGATGTCGTACAGGGCCTCGTTGTCGATGCAGTAGGTTTCATCGGTGTTCTCCACCAGCTGGTGCACCGACAGGGTGGCGTTGTAGGGCTCGACCACCGTGTCGGACACCTTGGGCGAGGGCATGACGCTGAAGGTGTTCATGATGCGGTCTGGGTACTCCTCCCGGATCTTGCTGATGAGCAGCGTGCCCATCCCGGACCCCGTGCCGCCCCCCAGCGAGTGGGTCAGCTGGAAGCCCTGCAGACAGTCACAGCTTTCTGACTCCTTCCTCACCACGTCCAGGACCGAGTCCACGAGTTCGGCTCCCTCTGTGTAGTGGCCCTTCGCCCAGTTGTTGCCCGCGCCACTCTGGCCTGCCAGAAGGAGAGACTTCATAAGGCACTGATGACTGGATTAAATTCTTTTTACCCTAAACCCCTTAATATAGATCAATAAGTCAGTGTTCAGATAAGATTATCTCAGATTACCACCCAAGTGGCCAGACATTAAAATATTTGGTTATGGATATAACTATAAACAAGGAAGGCTAGGAATACCTGGCTATTAAAGGTTGAGAGGCAAATTTGTTTTAGCTTATGTTAAGACTGAATGGGCACTCAACGGGATGTTCTTCATTCAGTACTTTCCCTTAGGTGGTCATACCCCTCCACCCCAAGCTGTACAGTGTCAAATGAGCCTCCCCTGCCATCAGCCATGTCAGTCACTCACCAAAAACGAAGTTGTCGGGCCTGAAAATCTGGCCGAATGGTCCAGACCTGACCGAGTCCATGGTGCCCGGCTCCAGGTCCACCAGGATGGCCCGAGGTACGTATTTGTTACCTGCAGGGAACACAGCTGGACTTAGATGTGCAGGCAGAGAGCT encodes the following:
- the LOC110586834 gene encoding tubulin beta-2B chain isoform X2; translated protein: MREIVHIQAGQCGNQIGAKFWEVISDEHGIDPTGSYHGDSDLQLERINVYYNEATAVFPAGNKYVPRAILVDLEPGTMDSVRSGPFGQIFRPDNFVFGQSGAGNNWAKGHYTEGAELVDSVLDVVRKESESCDCLQGFQLTHSLGGGTGSGMGTLLISKIREEYPDRIMNTFSVMPSPKVSDTVVEPYNATLSVHQLVENTDETYCIDNEALYDICFRTLKLTTPTYGDLNHLVSATMSGVTTCLRFPGQLNADLRKLAVNMVPFPRLHFFMPGFAPLTSRGSQQYRALTVPELTQQMFDSKNMMAACDPRHGRYLTVAAIFRGRMSMKEVDEQMLNVQNKNSSYFVEWIPNNVKTAVCDIPPRGLKMSATFIGNSTAIQELFKRISEQFTAMFRRKAFLHWYTGEGMDEMEFTEAESNMNDLVSEYQQYQDATADEQGEFEEEEGEDEA
- the LOC110586834 gene encoding tubulin beta chain isoform X6; amino-acid sequence: MREIVHIQAGQRAILVDLEPGTMDSVRSGPFGQIFRPDNFVFGQSGAGNNWAKGHYTEGAELVDSVLDVVRKESESCDCLQGFQLTHSLGGGTGSGMGTLLISKIREEYPDRIMNTFSVMPSPKVSDTVVEPYNATLSVHQLVENTDETYCIDNEALYDICFRTLKLTTPTYGDLNHLVSATMSGVTTCLRFPGQLNADLRKLAVNMVPFPRLHFFMPGFAPLTSRGSQQYRALTVPELTQQMFDSKNMMAACDPRHGRYLTVAAIFRGRMSMKEVDEQMLNVQNKNSSYFVEWIPNNVKTAVCDIPPRGLKMSATFIGNSTAIQELFKRISEQFTAMFRRKAFLHWYTGEGMDEMEFTEAESNMNDLVSEYQQYQDATADEQGEFEEEEGEDEA
- the LOC110586834 gene encoding tubulin beta-2B chain isoform X4 gives rise to the protein MREIVHIQAGQCGNQIGAKFWEVISDEHGIDPTGSYHGDSDLQLERINVYYNEATGQSGAGNNWAKGHYTEGAELVDSVLDVVRKESESCDCLQGFQLTHSLGGGTGSGMGTLLISKIREEYPDRIMNTFSVMPSPKVSDTVVEPYNATLSVHQLVENTDETYCIDNEALYDICFRTLKLTTPTYGDLNHLVSATMSGVTTCLRFPGQLNADLRKLAVNMVPFPRLHFFMPGFAPLTSRGSQQYRALTVPELTQQMFDSKNMMAACDPRHGRYLTVAAIFRGRMSMKEVDEQMLNVQNKNSSYFVEWIPNNVKTAVCDIPPRGLKMSATFIGNSTAIQELFKRISEQFTAMFRRKAFLHWYTGEGMDEMEFTEAESNMNDLVSEYQQYQDATADEQGEFEEEEGEDEA
- the LOC110586834 gene encoding tubulin beta-2B chain isoform X1, which codes for MREIVHIQAGQCGNQIGAKFWEVISDEHGIDPTGSYHGDSDLQLERINVYYNEATGNKYVPRAILVDLEPGTMDSVRSGPFGQIFRPDNFVFGQSGAGNNWAKGHYTEGAELVDSVLDVVRKESESCDCLQGFQLTHSLGGGTGSGMGTLLISKIREEYPDRIMNTFSVMPSPKVSDTVVEPYNATLSVHQLVENTDETYCIDNEALYDICFRTLKLTTPTYGDLNHLVSATMSGVTTCLRFPGQLNADLRKLAVNMVPFPRLHFFMPGFAPLTSRGSQQYRALTVPELTQQMFDSKNMMAACDPRHGRYLTVAAIFRGRMSMKEVDEQMLNVQNKNSSYFVEWIPNNVKTAVCDIPPRGLKMSATFIGNSTAIQELFKRISEQFTAMFRRKAFLHWYTGEGMDEMEFTEAESNMNDLVSEYQQYQDATADEQGEFEEEEGEDEA
- the LOC110586834 gene encoding tubulin beta-2B chain isoform X8, with the translated sequence MLGLLGQSGAGNNWAKGHYTEGAELVDSVLDVVRKESESCDCLQGFQLTHSLGGGTGSGMGTLLISKIREEYPDRIMNTFSVMPSPKVSDTVVEPYNATLSVHQLVENTDETYCIDNEALYDICFRTLKLTTPTYGDLNHLVSATMSGVTTCLRFPGQLNADLRKLAVNMVPFPRLHFFMPGFAPLTSRGSQQYRALTVPELTQQMFDSKNMMAACDPRHGRYLTVAAIFRGRMSMKEVDEQMLNVQNKNSSYFVEWIPNNVKTAVCDIPPRGLKMSATFIGNSTAIQELFKRISEQFTAMFRRKAFLHWYTGEGMDEMEFTEAESNMNDLVSEYQQYQDATADEQGEFEEEEGEDEA
- the LOC110586834 gene encoding tubulin beta chain isoform X5; the protein is MREIVHIQAGQCNKYVPRAILVDLEPGTMDSVRSGPFGQIFRPDNFVFGQSGAGNNWAKGHYTEGAELVDSVLDVVRKESESCDCLQGFQLTHSLGGGTGSGMGTLLISKIREEYPDRIMNTFSVMPSPKVSDTVVEPYNATLSVHQLVENTDETYCIDNEALYDICFRTLKLTTPTYGDLNHLVSATMSGVTTCLRFPGQLNADLRKLAVNMVPFPRLHFFMPGFAPLTSRGSQQYRALTVPELTQQMFDSKNMMAACDPRHGRYLTVAAIFRGRMSMKEVDEQMLNVQNKNSSYFVEWIPNNVKTAVCDIPPRGLKMSATFIGNSTAIQELFKRISEQFTAMFRRKAFLHWYTGEGMDEMEFTEAESNMNDLVSEYQQYQDATADEQGEFEEEEGEDEA